ATAGCCAACAGGCTACGTTCTTCTCGATCATAAACAATTTGAGTGAAGGAATGATCCTGATGATTCAGGCTTGGCTGATAGCATTGACCTGCCGGAGAGTTCGCATTGTAAATCTCAGGTCGGTAAATCTTTTGAAACGTCTCCATCGTGCTGATGGTACTGATCAGCTCAAGATTCGTATAATCACTCAGTAAGTCACCAGAAAAATAGAAGGCCAAAGGCGCAACGCTATTTGGCGGCATAAAATAGCGAGCCTGTAATCCCATTTTATGGAAGTATTGGTCGGTCAATGAATATTCATCTTGCTGGTATTCGATGCCTAATACGGGATGTTGATTTCCAGTCCTGTGATAGGTGTTTTTACTTGAAACACTGAGGCATATCACTGGCGCTTTACTAAAATTCTCTTTATAGCTCTTCGAGTTCACGAAGCATTTAAAGATATTGCCATGCAACTCGCCAAAGTTATCTGGGGTGCTAAATCCAGGGTTGCTTTTATTATGATCTGACAGCAATACGCTAAAATCATAATCTCGCACGTAGGAAGAGAAATTATTCCCTACAATGCCTTCAATGCGCGCGTTGGTTTCTTTATCAACAACATTCGTTTTCAATATTTCAATGACAGGGAAGGTGTTGCCATTGCCTTCAATATCAATTTCAACGGAAATGATATCGAGTTCAACAGCGTAACGATCGCTTTTAGGGTTATCCCAATGCGCCAGAGAATTGAAACGGTTGTCAATCATTGTTAAGGCATTGCGCAAGTTTTCCTGGCGGTTCTTGCCTCTCGCCAAATTCGCAAAATTGGTCGTGATACGCGTATTTTCGGACGGGTTATAGTTCTCATCGAAACGCGTGTTCTTAATCGTAAATGTAAAATTCGTATTCATCGCGATCTAACATCCTAATTGTTGATATCAACCTGGTTTTATGTCTTTCTTTTCGAAGATTTTCAGGTCTTATCATTCAGCAGATTTCATATTGTCTCTAGCAGCTTGTCTCTAACTACTGCAATTGCACAATTTATGCCAGAGTCACTGCGTGAGTAAAAGTGATTTAATTTCAATAGACATGAACCATCTTCATGACTTGGGGGACGGCCCGCATCGGTGCCGTTGTAAAGCCCTCTGTTAAATAAATTTTGTTTTTATAATTCATGTGGTTAGTGATGTTTGCTTACATGGCTTCATGGTAAGGCTAAAGTGGAAAACTTACCAGTTTTTCACGTCTAAGGGACTGAGGCGTCTGCGTTTGGCTCCTTGCCCTACATGGATGACAGGAAAACGAACTAAGAATGGTATTATCCCAGTCAGATGATGCATGCATCAACGGACGTAGACCTTAACCCCTGAGGATGGCTTATGAACAATGAAATACCGCTTAAATTTTATGACATCACGGATGAGTATGCGACGGAATCTGAAAAGCCGGTGAGCGAGTCAGAACGTGGCGCACTGGCGCGCTATTTCCAACTGCTGATCACTCGTTTAATGAATAACGAAGAAATCAGTGAAGAGGCGCAGAAGGAGATGGCCCGTGACGCTGGGATCGACGCGCATCGTATTGATGAGATCGCGACATTCCTGAATCAATGGGGCAATGAGTAACGCTCATTCAGGGCATATTGAAAAAGATGCAAGGTGAGTGTGGAGATACCCGCTGCACAGCTTAACTCATAGTTATAAGCGGCTAAAAAACATCCCGCCTGTATTTTCTGAAGCGGGATTTTCACATTGCCAGTTCCTTACCGGGGCAAGTCAGGGCAGGGAACGTATTCGATCAATATCGCGTACTAAATAGTATTTAGACTGTCTGTGGCTGTAACTGATAAACCCATGCCGTAACCTGATGGTTTTCGGCTGTAGTAACCATAACCTCAACGCGATCGTAGCCCTCTTCAAATTCATCCAGCATTGGCCAGTGTGCCTCAAGGTTAGCGGACGAAAACAGGTAACCGCTAACGCGCGACCCGCGATCATCCAGGACTATCCCAGGAAAATCTGCGGCGGCACCCCAACCACGCTCATAAAACGTGCCTGTGACGTAACCCGGCAGCCAGTCTCCACCGATGTTTTCCAAAATATAGGCATTTTCGTGACCCGGGCGCAGCGTACCGTAGACAAACAAGCGTTCCATTTTTCCTCGTCAATCGAAATAGTGAATATCCAAAGGGTGAAGAGCAATACTCACGTTAGGGCTTAATAAAGCGGTTCGCAACAGGTTCTTCAGCGCTGATGAGCGGGTGCGGAGTGAATTGTATTTTCCGCATCTGGGGCCGGGGGCAATAGGTACTACCATTGCTGCTGTACTGCATGACGTTAACCGTACGCCAGTCCTTTGCGGACGTACTGCGCATCCGCAATGAGTTCTGCGTCACGATGATGGTGGAATTGTGGTGCCAGGACCGGTATTGAGCAATTTGGTGACTATCAGCCATCCATTCGATCTAGTGTTTGTCGCGGTGACAACGACGTCATTCAACCTGACGTTATTCATAGTATATTGAGAGCATTGTTTACTATCAGGCTGAGTACATGTCTTACTCCATCGGTGAATTTTCCCGGCTTTGTGGGATAAATGCGACGACGCTCCGCGCTTGGCAGCGTCGTT
The genomic region above belongs to Pectobacterium colocasium and contains:
- a CDS encoding DUF1852 domain-containing protein is translated as MNTNFTFTIKNTRFDENYNPSENTRITTNFANLARGKNRQENLRNALTMIDNRFNSLAHWDNPKSDRYAVELDIISVEIDIEGNGNTFPVIEILKTNVVDKETNARIEGIVGNNFSSYVRDYDFSVLLSDHNKSNPGFSTPDNFGELHGNIFKCFVNSKSYKENFSKAPVICLSVSSKNTYHRTGNQHPVLGIEYQQDEYSLTDQYFHKMGLQARYFMPPNSVAPLAFYFSGDLLSDYTNLELISTISTMETFQKIYRPEIYNANSPAGQCYQPSLNHQDHSFTQIVYDREERSLLAIEQGKFTEKNFIKPYHAILEQWSANYVL
- a CDS encoding YmjA family protein, translated to MNNEIPLKFYDITDEYATESEKPVSESERGALARYFQLLITRLMNNEEISEEAQKEMARDAGIDAHRIDEIATFLNQWGNE
- a CDS encoding gamma-glutamylcyclotransferase family protein, with protein sequence MERLFVYGTLRPGHENAYILENIGGDWLPGYVTGTFYERGWGAAADFPGIVLDDRGSRVSGYLFSSANLEAHWPMLDEFEEGYDRVEVMVTTAENHQVTAWVYQLQPQTV